One Mycolicibacterium sp. TUM20985 genomic window, GAATCCGGACGGGACTAGCACGTGGAACACTTCGATCTGGCGATCATCGGAACGGGCTCGGGTAACAGCCTTCCGGACCCCCGCGTCGACGCCAGGTATGGCGACATGCGAATTGCGCTCTGCGAGCAGGGCACCTTCGGCGGCACCTGCCTCAACGTCGGTTGCATCCCGACGAAGATGTTCGTCTACGCGGCCGAGGTAGCTCAATCCATTAGGGAGAGCTCGCGTTTCGGCATCGACTCGACCCTGGACAAGGTGCGCTGGCCCGACATCGTGGACCGGGTGTTCGGACGCATCGACCCCATCGCGGCCGGCGGTGAGCAGTACAAGCGCAGCCTGTCGAACGTCCACGTCTATGGCAGCCATACGCGTTTCGGTCCTCGGCAACCCGACGGCCGGTACCTGCTGCGCACGGCCGACGGCGAGGGCTTCACCGCGGACAAGGTCGTCATCGCCGCGGGATCGCGCGTCCACGTCCCCACGGCCATCGACGAGTGCGGAGTTCGGTACTACACCAGCGACGACATCATGCGGATCGCCGCTCTGCCAGAACATCTGGTGATCGTCGGCGGCGGCTTCGTGGCCGCCGAGTTCGCGCACGTGTTCTCCGCGCTAGGGGTGCGCGTGACGATCGTGGTCCGTGGCGATGGCCTGCTGACCCACTGCGACGACTCCATCTGCTACCCGTTCACCGAGCTCGCGGCGGACAAGTGGGATCTACGTACCCACGTGAACGTCATCGGCTCGCACCAGGACGGCGAACGCAGCGTGCTGGAACTCGACGACGGCAAGACCCTCAGCGCCGACATGCTCCTGGTGGCCACGGGCCGCGTGCCCAACGGCGATCAGTTGGACGCCGAACTGGCGGGCGTGGAGGTCGACGCCAATGGGATGGTCAAGGTCGACGAGTACCAAAGAACCACGGCGCGTAACGTCTTCGCCCTCGGCGACGTGTCGAGCCCCTATCAACTCAAGCACGTCGCCAACCACGAGGCCCGCGTCGTGCAGCACAACGTCATGGTCGACTGGGACCACACCTCGTCCATGCACGTCACCGATCACCGGTTCGTGCCGTCGGCGGTGTTCACCGATCCGCAGATCGCGATGGTGGGGCTCACCGAGGCCGAGGCTCTGGAGGCCGGCCACGACGTGCTGACCAAGGTGCAGAAGTATGGCAGCGCCGCATACGGCTGGGCCATGGAGGACACCACCGGCATTGCGAAGGTGATCGCCGATCGAGGGACCGGGAAGATCCTTGGCGCTCACATCATGGGACATCAAGCGTCCTCGATCATTCAGCCGCTGATTCAGGCGATGACCTTCGGACAGACGGCGATGGACGTCGCGCGCGGTCAGTACTGGATCCACCCCGCGTTGCCCGAGGTAATCGAGCAGGCGTTACTCGGACTCTACGAGTAAGGCCTCAGCCGGCCGAGGCGTCCCAGCGTTCTTCGATGCGGCCGAAGCGCCACACCGCGAGCGCGACCAACCACACCACCACGAACAGCCCCACGATGGTGAAGCCCACGAACTCGAGGTCGGCCGAGCCGATGAACGCCAGCGGCCCCGACTCGATGCCGAGGCGGTCGACCAACAGCCCGATCAGCACGATCACGCCGATCACCAACGCGACGAATACCGACAACACGGTGATCGTCAGGTTGTAGTACACCTTGCGAATGGGCTTGAGGAAGGCCCAGCCGTAGGCGCGGGCCATGAAGATCCCGTCCGCGGCGTCGAACAGACTCATGCCCGCCGCGAACAACACGGGCAGCACCAGAATGGCGTACCAGGGCAGGGTGAAGGCGGCGGTTCCCGCAGCGAGCACCAGCAGGGCCACCTGCGTCGCGGTATCGAAGCCGAGCCCCATCAGCAGGCCCACCGGATACAGGTGCCACGGCTTGCTGACGCGTCGCATCACCCGTCCGAGTAGCCGGGCCAGGAAACCCCGGTTGTTCAACTGGCGTTCCAACTCGGCCTCGTCGTACTCGCCGGTCCGCATCTCGCGGAACACCTTTGCGATACCGACCACGGCGAACAGGTTCGTCAGCCCGATCAGGATGAGGAACGTTCCCGCCACCAGCGAGCCGATCAGTCCGAGCGTCTGCAGCATCGCCGAGTTCTCGTCCTGCACCGGACCGACCAGTGCCTTCACGCCAAGTGCCAGCAGGAACGCGAGTCCGAACACGACGCTCGAATGCCCCAGAGAGAACCAGAACCCCGCGGAGAGCGAGCGCTTTCCCTCACCCACCAGCTTGCGGGTGGTGTTGTCGATGACCGCGATGTGGTCGGCGTCGAACGCGTGCCGCACCCCGAGCAGGTAGGCCGTGACGCCGAGGCCGACGCCGAAGACGCCCGTGGCACCGAGCGTGATGTGCTTCGGGGCGACCCCGAGGACCAACACTCCCCACCCGAAGAGGTGCAGGAAGACGACGACCGCTCCCATGCCGACGATCGAGGTCCAATCGGTGCGATCGAGGGGTTTCGCGACTCGGGCCAAAGATCCGGATTCCGATGCCGTGCCAACGATCACATGCCCTCCAAGCGCGGGGATTCCGGGGTGTGACTCGACCCTAGGCGGCTGCCCATCATCTGTCTAGCTGTTCAGATGTTCAGTCGACGGCCCATCCAGACGGGCAGGTTAGGCGTGCGCCGCGCCTATCCAATGGAGTAGGTCGTGCACGGTCTCGTCCTCGAGTCGGTAGGCCACCGACCGGCCGACCCGGGTGCTGCTCACCCAGCCCTGTTGGCGGAGCACCCGAAGTGCTTGTGAGACAGAGTTCTCCGATCGGCCGACGACGGTGGCCAGGTCGCTGACGAAGATTCCCGGCACACGGTGCAGGCAGAGCAGGATCTCGAGTCGGTTCGGATCCGAGAGCAGGTCGAAGCGCAACGTCCAGCCGGTGATGTCGACGTCGGCGAGCGCGGAGGACGCGTGCCGCGCCACCGTCTCGTCCTCCACCCGCCCGCGACCGTCTGCCATCGCTCGAATCTAAGCCCTCTTGGGGTCCAGGCGGGCCATACGGCACGCCAATTCAGGCGTTGCACGTGTTGACACACGTCCCGGGCGCCTCGAAGTAGCGGACGATCTTCTGAGAGACCTGCCAGCTCTCCCCACCGTCGCCGTCCCGGAACGTGGCCACGGCGTAGATCTCGTCCTCTTCGTTGATGGGACCGGTGTCCTCATCGAGCACCTTCTTGGGCACCGAGATCTCACGGAGGTATTCGATGCCTGCGGGGGTCGCTCTGAGATAACCCTCGCCGTCGGTCTGAGTGCCCGGCAAGAACTCCGAGACCAGTGCGGAGTCTCCGGGCCAGCCGTTCCCGTCGTCGGCCTGCAGGTGATAGATCATCCCGCCCCGGCCGGGGCCGCCGGGATGGTCGCCGTCATTGATGTGGATGAGGTAACCCACCGCATCGGCCTGCTCCATGGGGAACACACCCTTGATCGCCAGGCGGTAGTTTGCCGGGTTGCCGCGGTCCTCGTTGACGAACAGCTGCGCGCCCGACTGCTTCGGCGAAGCGGCGGCGGGCGCCAGGCCAGCGGTCATCGCGACGACCGTGCCCAGCACGGCGGCGCCGGCGGCACGGGTGAGGATGGACGTGTTCATGTCGAGCTCCTTGATCATCGGGTCGACCGGGGTGGCCGACCATCGCAGAGAGCGTGACTCCTGCGCGCACCACGGTCATGGGGTGAATCCCCTGTTTTCACCGGGTGTCTCGGCCCGGCTGGCCGAAACGGCTATCGCCGCGTCACGCGGTGGGAGAATGCAGCATGCCAAACAGGCGCACGCCCCCGCGTCCGACGGGCGCGCAGACCAGTGCGGACGAGTGGGCGCAGTTCTACGACTACTTCGGTCACGCCAGGGTCCGGCGTGGGGTGCGGCTCGTTTCCCGGTTGCCGTCCGCCCCGCGCTGTGAGGCTTGTGGCAACCCCTTCGCCGGCATCGGCGGCTGGCTGATGCGACGGGTCGGCAAGAGCCCGTCGCGGAAGAATCCCCGCTGGTGCGAGGTGTGTTTCGAAACGGCGCCAAAGGGTGGCGCCACGCTGACCGTCGGCGTCTTGTTCGCCGACGTCCGCAATTCGACCGCGCTCGCCGAGACGCTCGCACCCCATGAGATGGCTGCCCGCCTCAATCGCTTCTACTCCGAGCTCACGCAGGTGATAGTGCAGCACGGGATCATCGACAAGTTGATCGGCGACTCCGTGATGGGTCTCTACTTCGCGCCGTTGACCTCCGACGGCAGGTACGTCGATGCCATGGTCAATGACGCCCTCACCATTCTTCGCACCCAGAACCGCCGGTCCCGCAGAGGTTCCCGGTTGGAGGTCGGCATCGGTCTCGATGTGGGCCCGGCATACGTCGGCATCGTCGGCGATGGCGAGATCCGTGACTTCACCGCAATCGGTGACGTCGTGAACACTGCGGCCCGGCTTCAGAGCCACGCGGCCGGCGGCGAGGTCGTCATGCCCGACGACGTTGCCCGCACGGCCGGCATAGACGACGGCGAGACCATCTCGCTGAGCCTCAAGGGCAAGGCCGAACCCGTGATTGCACGCCGAATCAGCGTCTCGCCCTAAGTGCCGCGCTAGTTGGGGTGAACGCCCCATGCGACGGTGGGCCGGGTCCGCCAATGATCGCCTCATGACGAAACCAATTCACCGAGCACTGCGAACACCGACCGTCGAACGGTCCGATCATGCGATCACGGGCGGCGGGCGACTCGACGCCGTCGACGTCGGCCGACGCGAAGGCGGGCGCCAGATCCTCCACGAGATGTCGTTGACGGTGCGTCCTGGCGAATTGGTCGCCATCGCCGGCGGGAGCGGCGCGGGCAAGAGCACCCTGCTGGAGATCCTCGCGGGGCTGCAATCCCCGAGCGCGGGAACGGTTCTGCACGACGGGGTGCCCTCCGGCACGCGGCCCAGCGGCGACACCCGCATCGGCTACGTCCCGCAGGACGACATCATCCACCTCGAGATGCCCCTGCGCCGCACCCTGCGCTACGCGGCACGCTTACGACTGCCCGCGGGCACCTCGGAAACCGCTGCGGACCGCATCGTCGAAACCACCATGTCGGACCTCGACCTGACCGCATCCGCGGAGGTGCCGATCCGGGCGCTGTCCGGTGGACAGCGGAAGCGGGCCAGTATCGCCGTGGAACTGCTGACGCACCCGAGGACGTTCTTCCTCGACGAGCCCACGTCCGGACTCGACCCGTCGACGGCGGCCGACGTGATGCGACTACTCCATACGCTCAGCCGCCGTGGCGTCACCATCGTCCTCACGACGCACGAGCCGGCCGGGATCGACCGGTGTGATCGGGTGGTCTTCTTGGCGCGCGACGGTCACCTGGCGTTCGTCGGTAGCCCGGCCGAGGCGCGTCGTCACTTCGGCGTGGACGATCTCGCCGAGGTGTATGGCCGGCTGGCCGGAGAGGACACACCCGCGATCTGGGCGCGGCGTTTCGCCGATGTCCGCGAGCCTTCCACGACCCGGCCCGCCGTGGCACCCGTCGCACCACCGAGGTCAACGACGAAGCGCATCAACGTGCTTCGGCAATGGTGGTTGCTCACCCGACGCAACGTCGACGTTCTGCTGCGCAACCGGCTCACCCTAGCGGTGCTGCTGGGCTCGCCCGTCCTCATCACCGCGATGATGGCGACGCTGTTCAAGCGCGGTGCGTTCGAGTCCCACGACGCTGCGGACGTCAGCCAGGCCCAGATCACCTTCTGGATCGCCTTCGCGGGTTTCTTCTTCGGTCTCACCTACGGCCTCCTCCAGATCGTCGGTGAGCTGGCCGTCTTCCGAAGGGAGCGGCTCGCCGGACTGAGCACCAGCGCCTACGTCGCCTCCAAGGTCGCCGCGCTGTTCCCGGTCCTCGCCGGCGTCAGCTCCGTCCTGCTCGGCGTGCTCCTGGCGCTCGGCCGCCTACCCGACCTCGGGTGGCACGTGTACGCGCTGCTGTTCACGACCATGCTGATCGAGGCCACGTCAGCGCTTGCGCTGGGCCTGCTGGCCTCGGCGGCGGTTTCCAACACCGCGCAAGCCGCTCTCGCCCTGCCGATGTTGTGCTTCCCCCAGGTTCTGTTCGGCGGCGCCATCGTCCCCGTGGGAGACATGGCCGCCCCCGGTCGTTGGATGAGCCTCGGCCTGTCCAACCGCCACGCGTTCCAGGCGCTCGGCCGGGCCCTCGACCTCGACCGCTACACGAACACCGCGGGGGCGATGTCGGCGTACGCCGACACCTTCGACGGCGGCAACGGCGCCAGCCTATCGGCCTTGTCGGCCTTGGCGGTGGGCCTCTTGGCGGCCACCGTCTGGGTGCTCGACCGGCGGACCCGCACGGGCGCAGTCCGACGATGACGGACCTGCTCACGGCGTCCCACGTAGCGGGTGCGCGCATCGCCGCCCGCCGTGCACCCGGACAAACGCGGTGCGATCCACTCCTTCGGGTACACAATGGCGTCGTGGCTGCGATCCCGACGCGGCGCCGTGCGGCGAGTGGGCCGCGCCGAGCCGAACTGTTGGCCGCGACGTCCCTGGCGATCGACCTCGGACTCGGCCAGCCGATGGAGCACATGCTGCGGTCATCGCTGATCGCCGCCAGGATCGCCGAGCGAATGGGCCTCGACGCCCGGGAACGCGCCACGGTCTACTACGCCAACCTGGTGGGCTGGATCGGATGTCATGCCGACTCCCACGAACTCGCGCATCTGTTCGGTGACGACATCGCCTTCCGCGCCGACACGTATTCGGTTGACATGACCGGTCTCTCGTTCCTGCGCTTGATGGCTAGTCACGTCGGCCGCGAATCGCCGTGGTGGGAGCGCGGCGTCCGGTCGATCGCCTTCCTGACGTCCGCCCGCCACGCGGTGGCCAATCTGATTCATTCGCACTGCAGTTCCGCCGGGGTTCTCTCCGATCGGATGGGATTGGACGAGGACGTCACCCGTGCGCTGGGGTTCGTGTTCGAGCGCTGGGATGGCCGGGGGCTGCCCAGTCGTGCTCGCGGCGAGGACATCCCGATCGGCATCCACATCGTCCACGTTGCCGACGTGGTGGAGGTGCACCTGCGCACCGGTGGGCTGGAGCGGGTATCCGAAGTACTGCGTTCGCGGCGAGGCACTCAGTTCAGTCCAGACGTCGTGGCCGTCGTCGAGGAAGACCTCGCCGCCATCGTCGACGGATTGCTGGAGGTCGACGTGTGGACCGCCGCGTTGGCCCAGGCACCCGATCGTGACGTGACCCTCAGTGACGGCGATGTCGACGACCTGCTTGCGGCAATGGGCGACTTCGTCGACTTGAAATGTCCTTTCTCGCTGGGTCATTCGCGCGGGGTCGCCTCCCTGGTCGTCGCGGCCGCCCGACACCTCGGCATGTCGGCAGCCGACACCACCGAGCTCAAGAGGGCCGCGCTCGTGCACGGCCTCGGCAGGATGGGCGTCTCGAATCGCATCTGGGAGAAGAAGGGGCCGCTCGGCGCGGCCGAATGGGAGCGGTTACGGATGTATTCGTACCTGACCGGCCGAGTGCTCAGCCGGGTCGGCGGATTGGAGTCGGTCGCAGCCATCGCCACCAAGCATCGAGAGCGGATCGACGGGTCGGGCTTTCCGCGCGGGCTCGCCGGCGCCGACCTCAACGTCAAGGACCGCTTGCTGGCGGCGGCCGAGGCCTATCAGGGAATGCTCGAGCCGCGCCCGCACCGACCGGCGGCCGACCCGGGCGGAGCGGCCGAGGAACTACGCAGGCACGCGCGGGAAGGGCGCCTCGACGCCGAGTCCGTACAGGCCGTGCTGGCCGTCGCCGGGCACCGGGTGTCGCGACGGACGCCGTGGCCGGCAGGTCTCACCGCCCGCGAAGTCGACGTCCTGCGGCTCGTCGCACGGGGCCGGTCCAACCGGGAGATCGCCGCCGAACTGTTCATCTCCCAGAAGACGGCGGGAAATCACGTCGAACACGTCTATACCAAGCTGGGCGTGAACAACCGCACGCAGGCCAGCCTGGCCGCCATAGACCTCGGGTTGGCTAGCCTGCCCGCGGGCGCGGGTGGGTCGTGACCGCCGATCAGTCCAGGAAGCCGTGCAGCAGCGCGGCCGAACCCCAGATGTGCGCGGTCATCTCCGCGGCGGCACCCTCGGCGTCCCCTGCCAGGATCGCCATCACGATCGCCTCGTGCTGTTCGTTGGAGTGGGCGATGTTGCGGGCGAGCAAGGGGATCTGGTCGAGCAGTTCGTTGAGCCGCATGCGGTTCTCCGCGACCAACGGCACCAGCGAGGGGCTGCCTGCGGCCTCGGCGATCGCCAGGTGCAGCCGGGAGTCAAGCCGGCGGTAGTCCTCCAGCGAGGCGGCCCGGACGTCCGCCAGCCTGGTCCACAACGTCTCGCGCTCGGCGGCGGTCAGCGTGCGACCCGCCGACATGCGCGCCGCGCCCACCTCCAGGATCTCGCGCAGCCGCAGCGCATCGTCGATGTCGTTGCGGCTGAACCTGATTCCGTCGGCGCTCGGGGCGGGCAGATCCTCGGCGAGGAAGGTGCCGCCGTACCGGCCCCGCCGCGATACCAGGTACCCCGCGTCGGACAACGACCTGATGGCCTCGCGGACGGTGTCGCGGCTGACACCGAGTCGAGCAGCCAGTTCGCGTTCCGGGGGCAGCGATTCGCCGGGTTCCAGCACGCCGAGCCGAATGGTCTCCAGCAGCCTGCCGACGGTGTCCTCGAACGCATTGCCCAGCCGAACCGGACGCAGCAGCGCCTCGCTGGCGGGCGGCGGATCCGGTGCGGAGGTGGTCATGTGGCGGCGCGGCTACAGCGGTGTCACGTAATGGCCGGTGATGCCCCCGTCGACCAGGAACGTGGACCCGGTGATGAAGGACGCGTCGTCACTGGCCAGGAACGCGACCGCGGCGGCGAGTTCGTCGGGCTCGGCGAACCGGCCCATCGGCACGTGAACCAACCGGCGCGCGGCGCGCTCGGGATCCTTGGCGAACAGCTCTTGGAGCAGCGGCGTGTTCACCGGGCCGGGGCACAGCGCGTTGACCCGAATGCCCTGCCGCGCATACTGAATGCCGAGCTCCCGGGATATCGCCAGCACGCCACCCTTGGAGGCGGTGTAGGAGATCTGCGACGTCGCCGATCCGTTCACGGCGACGAACGACGCCGTGTTGACGATCGATCCCTTCTGGGCGGGGACCATGTGGCGCAGCGCGGCCTTGCAACAGAAGAACACCGACTTCAGATTGATGTCCTGCACCCGGTCCCACGCGTCGATGCCGGTGACCTCGATCAGGTCGTCCTCCGGCGGGCTGATGCCGGCGTTGTTGAAGGCGATGTCGACCGAGCCGTGGACCTCGGCCGCGGTGTCGAACAGTGCGTCGACGGCGGCCTGGTCGGAGACGTCGACCTTGACGAAGGTGCCGTTGAGGTCATCGGCGACGGACTTGCCGGTGGTCGGGTCGATGTCGCCGATCACGATCGTCGCGCCCTCGGCCCTCATCCGCTTGGCCGTCGCGAGCCCGATCCCGCTGGCACCGCCGGTGATGACCGCGACCTTGCCCGCCAGCCGTTGGGTCAGATCCATCTAGTTTTCCTCCGTAATCGCAAAGAAGACGTTCTTGGTTTCAGTGAAGTGCAGCGGCGCGTCGGGACCGAGCTCACGCCCCAGCCCCGATTGCTTGAAACCGCCGAACGGCGTGCTGTAGCGGACCGACGAGTGCGAGTTGACCGACAGGTTGCCAGATTCCACGGCCCGCGACACCCGCATGGCCCGTGACAGGTTGTCAGTCCAGATCGACCCCGACAGGCCGTATGGGCTGTCGTTGGCGAGCTCGATCGCGTCGGCCTCGTCTTCGAAGGGCAGCACGGTGACCACCGGCCCGAAGATCTCCTCGGTGACCGATCGATCGGTGCGCTGCGGGGTGAGAACCGTTGGCGGGAACCAGTATCCGGGACCTGTCGGCGCGGAGCCCCGGAAGGCGACGGGCGCGTCGTCCGGCACGTACGACGACACGGTGTCGAAGTGCGGCTTGGACACCAAGGGCCCCATTTCGCTGTCCCGTGCCGAAGGATCGCCGACGACCATGCCCTTCACCGCGGGTTCGAGGAGCTCCATGAACCGGTCGTACACGTTGCGCTGGACCAGGATCCGACTGCGGGCACAACAGTCCTGCCCGGCGTTGTCGAAGACGCCGTACGGCGCGGTGGCGGCGGCTTTCTCCAGATCGCAATCGTCGAAGACGATGTTCGCGCTCTTGCCACCGAGTTCGAGTGTCACCCGCTTGACCTGCTGAGCGGCGCCCGCCATCACCTTCACGCCCACCTCGGTCGAACCCGTGAAGACGATCTTGCGGACGTCGGGGTGACTGATGAACCGCTCCCCCACCACCGACCCCTTGCCGGGCAGCACCTGGAACAGTCCGTCGGGCAGACCTGCCTCACGGCCGAGTTCGGCCAGCCGCATCGTGGTGAGCGGCGTGATCTCGGCGGGTTTGACCAGCACGGCGTTACCCGCCGCGAGCGCGGGGACGAAGCCCCATGACGCGATGGTCATCGGGAAGTTCCACGGCGCGATCACGGCGACCACGCCGAGCGGCTCGTTGAACGTGACGTCGAGCCCACCGGCGACGGGAATCTGCTTGCCCGACAGTCGCTCCGGGCTCGCCGAATAGAACTGCAGAACGTCGCGGACGTGTCCAGCCTCCCACTCGGCGTTGCCGATCACGTGCCCGGAGTTGGCGACCTCCAGCGCCGCGAGCTCGTCGACGTGCGCGTCGACCACTGCGGCGAAGGACCGCAGCGCAGCGGCGCGTTCGGCGGGCGCCGACCTGGCCCACTGCTTTTGGGCCGACTTGGCGCGCGCGACCGCATCGTCCACGGCGGGGACGTCGAGCTGCTCGACGGTGCGCAGCACCTCCTCCGTCGCCGGATTGATCAGTGTCGACGTGCTCACGCTGTTTCCCTTCCTCTCGTCGGTTCGGTGATTCTGGTGGAGTACGCCGCGGCAGCCTCGACCACACCGGCGAAGAGCCGCAGGTCGTCGAGCCGCTCCTCCGGATGCCACTGGACGGCGAGAACGAAGGCATCGCGTGATGTTCCGCCCGCCCCGGGAGCCATCTCGACGGCCTCCACCACCCCGTCCGGGTCCCATGCGCTGGCCATCAGCCCGGTGCCGAGCTCGGCGATGGCCTGGTGGTGATAGCACTGGGCCTCGGTGCCCGTGCCGATCAGCGCGGCGAGCCGGGTGCCGGGCACCGTCTGAATGGACGAGGTGCTGAAGACGGCGTTGCCCAGCTGATGCTGGTAGTGGCCGACGACGTCGGGCAGATGCTGATGCAGGGTGCCCCCCAGCGCGACGTTGAGCACCTGGGCGCCGCGGCAGATTCCCAGCAGCGGCAACTCGCGCGCCAAAGCCCCACGCACCAGGGCCAATTCCCACGCATCACGATCGCGGGCCGGCTCGTCGGTGCTCGGGTGCGGCTCCTGACCGTAGGTGGCGGGATCGACGTCGCGACCGCCGGTGATCACCAGGCCGTCGAGACCGTCGAGCACGCGCGCGACGACGGCGTCGTCCACCGGCTGCGGCGGAAGCAGCACGGCAGTGCCGCCTGCCGAGGTCACACCCTCGACATACACGGCGGGCAGGAAGCTCGCCCGCACGTCCCACACCCCGGTCTGCGCCTGCTGCAGATACGTCGTCAACCCCACGACGGGCCTAGAGGCGTTCGAAACCACGACGCCTCTCCCAGTCCGTGACCGTCGAGTTGAACGCCTTCAACTCGATGCGGGCGTTGTTCAGGTAATGCTCGACGACCTCGTCGCCGAAGGCCTCACGCGCCACCGTGGAGGCGGAGAACAACTCAGCTGCCTCGGCGAGCGTCGTCGGAAGCCGTTCCGCGCCGCTGGTATACGCGTTACCGCTACAGGCGTCGGGCAGCTCGAGCTGTTGGTCGATCCCGTACAGACCGCCGGCAATCAACGCGGAGACGGCCAGGTACTGGTTGACGTCGCCGCCCGGGGCGCGGCACTCCATCCGCATGCCGTGCCCGTGACCCACCACGCGCAGCGAGCAGGTGCGGTTGTCCATCCCCCATGCCACGGCGGTGGGCGCGAAGCTGCCATCGACGAAGCGCTTGTAGGAGTTGATGTTTGGCGCGTAGAACAGTGTGAACTCACGCAGGGTGGCCAGCTGGCCGGCGACGAAGCTGCGGAACATCGGCGACATGCCGAGCGGATCGTCGTCATCGGCGAAGACTGCCGACCCGTCCGTTCCACGGAACGAGAGGTGGATGTGACAGCTGTTCCCCTCGCGCTCGTCGAACTTCGCCATGAAGGTGAGGCTCTTGCCGTGCTGATCGGCGATTTCCTTGGCGCCGTTCTTGTAGATCGTGTGGTTGTCGCAGGTGACCAGCGCGTCGTCGTAACGGAACCCGATCTCCTGCTGACCGAGGTTGCACTCGCCCTTCACGCCCTCGCAGTACAGCCCCGCACCCTCCATTCCGTTCCGGATGTCGCGCAGCAGCGGTTCCATCCTGGTCGACGCCAGCATCGCGTAGTCGATGTTGTAGTCGGTGGCGGCGGTCAAGCCCTTGTACCCCTTCGACCACGCGTCCCGGTACGAGTCGTCGAAGACGATGAACTCCAACTCGGTCGCCGCGACGGCCGCCATGCCCCGCTGCGCCAACCGGTCGAGTTGGGCGCGCAGGATTCCCCGCGGCGCGGGGCCGACGGGCTTGCCGTCATGCCAGCCGAGATCGGCCATCACCAGCGCGGTAGCCGGCAGCCAGGGCAGCTTGCGCAACGTGGCGAAGTCCGGCGTCATCACCATGTCGCCGTAGCCGGCTTCCCAGCTCGACATGGCGTATCCGTCGACGGTGTTCATGTCGACGTCGACGGACAGCAGATAGTTGCAGCACTCGGCACCGTGGGCGGCGACGTCATCGATGAACAGCCGAGCCGAGATCCGTTTGCCGGTCAGCCGGCCCTGCATGTCGGTGAAGGCGACGATGACGGTGTCGACGTCGCCGTCGGCCACCAGCGTCTCCAACTCGGACAGCTGAAGCATCCCCGGTCGATCGGATCCCTTGGTCACGTTCCCTGCCTCTCGAAGC contains:
- a CDS encoding ABC transporter ATP-binding protein/permease, whose protein sequence is MTKPIHRALRTPTVERSDHAITGGGRLDAVDVGRREGGRQILHEMSLTVRPGELVAIAGGSGAGKSTLLEILAGLQSPSAGTVLHDGVPSGTRPSGDTRIGYVPQDDIIHLEMPLRRTLRYAARLRLPAGTSETAADRIVETTMSDLDLTASAEVPIRALSGGQRKRASIAVELLTHPRTFFLDEPTSGLDPSTAADVMRLLHTLSRRGVTIVLTTHEPAGIDRCDRVVFLARDGHLAFVGSPAEARRHFGVDDLAEVYGRLAGEDTPAIWARRFADVREPSTTRPAVAPVAPPRSTTKRINVLRQWWLLTRRNVDVLLRNRLTLAVLLGSPVLITAMMATLFKRGAFESHDAADVSQAQITFWIAFAGFFFGLTYGLLQIVGELAVFRRERLAGLSTSAYVASKVAALFPVLAGVSSVLLGVLLALGRLPDLGWHVYALLFTTMLIEATSALALGLLASAAVSNTAQAALALPMLCFPQVLFGGAIVPVGDMAAPGRWMSLGLSNRHAFQALGRALDLDRYTNTAGAMSAYADTFDGGNGASLSALSALAVGLLAATVWVLDRRTRTGAVRR
- a CDS encoding adenylate/guanylate cyclase domain-containing protein translates to MPNRRTPPRPTGAQTSADEWAQFYDYFGHARVRRGVRLVSRLPSAPRCEACGNPFAGIGGWLMRRVGKSPSRKNPRWCEVCFETAPKGGATLTVGVLFADVRNSTALAETLAPHEMAARLNRFYSELTQVIVQHGIIDKLIGDSVMGLYFAPLTSDGRYVDAMVNDALTILRTQNRRSRRGSRLEVGIGLDVGPAYVGIVGDGEIRDFTAIGDVVNTAARLQSHAAGGEVVMPDDVARTAGIDDGETISLSLKGKAEPVIARRISVSP
- a CDS encoding ArsR/SmtB family transcription factor; the encoded protein is MADGRGRVEDETVARHASSALADVDITGWTLRFDLLSDPNRLEILLCLHRVPGIFVSDLATVVGRSENSVSQALRVLRQQGWVSSTRVGRSVAYRLEDETVHDLLHWIGAAHA
- a CDS encoding FadR/GntR family transcriptional regulator, which produces MTTSAPDPPPASEALLRPVRLGNAFEDTVGRLLETIRLGVLEPGESLPPERELAARLGVSRDTVREAIRSLSDAGYLVSRRGRYGGTFLAEDLPAPSADGIRFSRNDIDDALRLREILEVGAARMSAGRTLTAAERETLWTRLADVRAASLEDYRRLDSRLHLAIAEAAGSPSLVPLVAENRMRLNELLDQIPLLARNIAHSNEQHEAIVMAILAGDAEGAAAEMTAHIWGSAALLHGFLD
- the nicT gene encoding Nickel transporter NicT, which encodes MGAVVVFLHLFGWGVLVLGVAPKHITLGATGVFGVGLGVTAYLLGVRHAFDADHIAVIDNTTRKLVGEGKRSLSAGFWFSLGHSSVVFGLAFLLALGVKALVGPVQDENSAMLQTLGLIGSLVAGTFLILIGLTNLFAVVGIAKVFREMRTGEYDEAELERQLNNRGFLARLLGRVMRRVSKPWHLYPVGLLMGLGFDTATQVALLVLAAGTAAFTLPWYAILVLPVLFAAGMSLFDAADGIFMARAYGWAFLKPIRKVYYNLTITVLSVFVALVIGVIVLIGLLVDRLGIESGPLAFIGSADLEFVGFTIVGLFVVVWLVALAVWRFGRIEERWDASAG
- the mtr gene encoding mycothione reductase, yielding MEHFDLAIIGTGSGNSLPDPRVDARYGDMRIALCEQGTFGGTCLNVGCIPTKMFVYAAEVAQSIRESSRFGIDSTLDKVRWPDIVDRVFGRIDPIAAGGEQYKRSLSNVHVYGSHTRFGPRQPDGRYLLRTADGEGFTADKVVIAAGSRVHVPTAIDECGVRYYTSDDIMRIAALPEHLVIVGGGFVAAEFAHVFSALGVRVTIVVRGDGLLTHCDDSICYPFTELAADKWDLRTHVNVIGSHQDGERSVLELDDGKTLSADMLLVATGRVPNGDQLDAELAGVEVDANGMVKVDEYQRTTARNVFALGDVSSPYQLKHVANHEARVVQHNVMVDWDHTSSMHVTDHRFVPSAVFTDPQIAMVGLTEAEALEAGHDVLTKVQKYGSAAYGWAMEDTTGIAKVIADRGTGKILGAHIMGHQASSIIQPLIQAMTFGQTAMDVARGQYWIHPALPEVIEQALLGLYE
- a CDS encoding HD domain-containing phosphohydrolase, with product MEHMLRSSLIAARIAERMGLDARERATVYYANLVGWIGCHADSHELAHLFGDDIAFRADTYSVDMTGLSFLRLMASHVGRESPWWERGVRSIAFLTSARHAVANLIHSHCSSAGVLSDRMGLDEDVTRALGFVFERWDGRGLPSRARGEDIPIGIHIVHVADVVEVHLRTGGLERVSEVLRSRRGTQFSPDVVAVVEEDLAAIVDGLLEVDVWTAALAQAPDRDVTLSDGDVDDLLAAMGDFVDLKCPFSLGHSRGVASLVVAAARHLGMSAADTTELKRAALVHGLGRMGVSNRIWEKKGPLGAAEWERLRMYSYLTGRVLSRVGGLESVAAIATKHRERIDGSGFPRGLAGADLNVKDRLLAAAEAYQGMLEPRPHRPAADPGGAAEELRRHAREGRLDAESVQAVLAVAGHRVSRRTPWPAGLTAREVDVLRLVARGRSNREIAAELFISQKTAGNHVEHVYTKLGVNNRTQASLAAIDLGLASLPAGAGGS